One genomic window of Gemmatimonadaceae bacterium includes the following:
- a CDS encoding dephospho-CoA kinase, translated as MTLLVGLTGNIASGKSSAAAFLAARGAVLVDSDVAAREAVLPGTAALAAVVARFGAGMLHEDGSLDRGRLGALVFGDPAARAALEAIVHPAVEASRQRAVVAARAAGAGIVVCDIPLLFEARLAWQFPRILLVDAPAPVRIARLVTDRGLSPAHAAARVAAQLPATLKRGRADLVVDNDGDRAALHARLHAAWQRLQAWAAVATTQCAA; from the coding sequence GTGACGCTGCTCGTCGGGCTCACCGGCAACATCGCCTCGGGCAAGAGCAGCGCGGCCGCCTTCCTCGCCGCGCGTGGCGCGGTGCTCGTGGACAGCGACGTCGCCGCGCGCGAGGCGGTGTTGCCCGGCACGGCGGCGCTCGCGGCGGTCGTGGCGCGCTTCGGCGCGGGGATGCTGCACGAGGATGGCTCGCTCGATCGCGGCCGGCTCGGCGCGCTGGTGTTCGGCGACCCGGCTGCCCGTGCGGCGCTCGAGGCGATCGTGCACCCGGCGGTGGAGGCGTCGCGCCAGCGGGCGGTGGTGGCCGCGCGCGCCGCCGGCGCCGGCATCGTGGTCTGCGACATCCCGCTGCTCTTCGAGGCCCGGCTGGCCTGGCAGTTTCCACGCATCCTGCTGGTCGACGCGCCGGCGCCCGTGCGCATCGCCCGGCTCGTCACCGATCGCGGCCTCTCCCCCGCCCATGCCGCAGCCCGCGTGGCCGCGCAGCTCCCGGCCACGCTCAAGCGCGGGCGGGCCGACCTGGTGGTGGACAACGACGGTGATCGCGCTGCGCTGCATGCACGGCTGCACGCGGCCTGGCAGCGGCTGCAGGCGTGGGCCGCGGTTGCCACCACCCAGTGCGCGGCCTAG
- a CDS encoding DUF2007 domain-containing protein gives MHLSPSGSHWVSCRQFGNELEASIAVAILDASGIPAIVRSNDSVGLFGAGFQGFTAMGVSLMVPSAALEAARTALALAAAQESASGEAVPADDGEDGSAP, from the coding sequence GTGCACCTCTCCCCATCCGGCTCTCACTGGGTGTCCTGCCGCCAGTTCGGCAACGAGCTCGAGGCCAGCATCGCCGTCGCCATCCTCGATGCTTCGGGGATCCCGGCCATCGTGCGCAGCAACGACTCCGTCGGCCTGTTCGGCGCCGGCTTCCAGGGCTTCACGGCGATGGGCGTCTCCCTGATGGTGCCCTCGGCCGCCCTCGAGGCGGCACGGACGGCGCTCGCCCTTGCCGCGGCGCAGGAGTCGGCGTCCGGCGAGGCGGTGCCGGCCGACGACGGCGAGGACGGATCGGCGCCGTGA
- the gcvH gene encoding glycine cleavage system protein GcvH codes for MSQIPAGLQYTKDHEYVAGDADADIVTIGITDFAQGELGDIVYLDLPKVGATFAEHAVFGTIEAVKAVSELYSPLAGEVVEVNARLDSEPALVNTDPFGDGWMIKLRMADKAARAGLLSADAYKAIVG; via the coding sequence GTGTCGCAGATTCCCGCCGGTCTCCAGTACACCAAGGATCACGAGTATGTCGCCGGCGACGCCGATGCCGACATCGTGACCATCGGCATCACCGACTTCGCCCAGGGGGAACTCGGCGACATCGTCTACCTCGACCTCCCGAAGGTCGGTGCCACGTTCGCCGAGCACGCCGTGTTCGGCACCATCGAGGCGGTGAAGGCCGTCAGCGAGCTGTACTCGCCGCTGGCCGGCGAGGTGGTCGAGGTGAACGCACGCCTGGACAGCGAGCCGGCGCTGGTGAACACCGACCCGTTCGGCGACGGCTGGATGATCAAGCTCCGCATGGCCGACAAGGCCGCGCGGGCAGGCCTGCTCTCGGCCGACGCCTACAAGGCGATCGTGGGCTGA
- a CDS encoding peptide ABC transporter substrate-binding protein — translation MPRLRALALLSSLALVACRGGRDAATPAATAAPGGTVVIATPAEPDNLLPPITASASGRQVEDLVFEHLADIGTSLNTVGDAGFTPALAREWSWSADSLQVTFELDPSARFHDGHPVRATDVVFSVGLYQDPKTASPTASYLTNIDSVTATDSLTATVWFRRRTPHQFFDVAYQTFVLPRHLLESADRATLASSAFASAPVGSGPFRFVRWERGQSLELAADTTAGRRRAQLDRVLFTMAPDPVTAFTRVATGEADLFEAVRPDKVADVLKNPELRLVMMPSLQYLFLGFNQLDPVTGKPHPIFSDRAVRRALTMATDRRAIVANIYDTLATQSRGPFTIAQPNADATTPLIPYSLDSANALLDAAGWVRGADSIRTRAGRRLAFGIAVTSTSVPRMRAAVLLQEQFRRVGADVKVESSDMAGFMGRATAHKFDTWLGIWAADPGPGSVRDSWTTAGAGPGGNNYQGYRSAAFDAQVDSGEAAFAPAVMQRHFAAAWRIIADDAPAIWIAEPKAVMAIHKRIETTGMRPDAWWAGLAHWTIPAAARIARDVPAPAPAR, via the coding sequence ATGCCGAGACTGCGCGCGCTCGCCCTGCTCTCCTCGCTCGCACTCGTCGCCTGCCGGGGCGGACGGGACGCCGCGACGCCCGCCGCCACCGCGGCTCCCGGTGGCACGGTCGTGATCGCGACGCCGGCCGAGCCGGACAACCTCCTGCCCCCGATCACCGCCTCCGCGTCAGGGCGGCAGGTCGAGGACCTCGTCTTCGAGCACCTGGCCGACATCGGCACCTCGCTCAACACCGTCGGCGACGCCGGCTTCACCCCCGCCCTCGCCCGCGAGTGGAGCTGGAGCGCCGACTCGCTGCAGGTGACGTTCGAACTCGACCCGTCAGCACGCTTCCACGACGGGCACCCGGTGCGTGCCACCGACGTAGTGTTCAGCGTGGGCCTCTACCAGGACCCGAAGACCGCGTCACCCACGGCATCGTACCTCACCAACATCGACTCGGTGACGGCGACGGACTCACTCACCGCCACGGTCTGGTTCCGGCGCCGCACGCCGCACCAGTTCTTCGACGTGGCGTACCAGACGTTCGTGCTGCCCCGGCACCTGCTCGAGTCAGCCGACCGCGCCACCCTCGCCTCGTCGGCATTCGCGTCGGCGCCGGTGGGCAGCGGCCCGTTCCGCTTCGTGCGGTGGGAGCGGGGCCAGTCGCTCGAGCTGGCCGCCGACACCACGGCCGGACGCCGGCGCGCCCAGCTCGATCGCGTGCTGTTCACCATGGCGCCCGACCCCGTCACGGCCTTCACGCGCGTGGCCACCGGCGAGGCCGACCTCTTCGAGGCGGTGCGCCCCGACAAGGTCGCCGACGTGCTGAAGAATCCGGAGCTCCGCCTCGTGATGATGCCGTCGCTGCAGTACCTCTTCCTGGGATTCAACCAGCTCGACCCGGTCACCGGCAAGCCGCACCCGATCTTCAGTGACCGCGCCGTGCGGCGCGCGCTCACGATGGCCACCGACCGGCGCGCCATCGTGGCCAACATCTACGACACGCTCGCCACGCAGTCGCGCGGCCCGTTCACCATCGCGCAGCCGAACGCCGACGCCACCACGCCCCTCATCCCCTACTCGCTCGACAGCGCCAACGCGCTGCTCGACGCCGCCGGCTGGGTGCGCGGTGCCGACTCGATCCGCACCCGCGCCGGTCGCCGGCTCGCCTTCGGCATCGCGGTCACCTCCACCAGCGTGCCGCGCATGCGGGCCGCCGTGCTGCTGCAGGAGCAGTTCCGCCGCGTGGGGGCCGACGTGAAGGTCGAGAGCTCGGACATGGCGGGCTTCATGGGCCGCGCCACCGCGCACAAGTTCGACACCTGGCTCGGCATCTGGGCAGCGGACCCCGGACCGGGCAGTGTGCGCGACAGCTGGACGACGGCCGGCGCCGGTCCCGGGGGCAACAACTATCAGGGCTACCGGAGTGCCGCGTTCGACGCGCAGGTGGACAGTGGCGAGGCCGCCTTCGCGCCCGCCGTCATGCAGCGCCACTTCGCTGCCGCGTGGCGCATCATCGCCGACGACGCCCCCGCGATCTGGATCGCGGAGCCGAAGGCGGTGATGGCGATCCACAAGCGCATCGAGACCACCGGCATGCGCCCCGACGCCTGGTGGGCCGGCCTCGCCCACTGGACGATTCCCGCCGCCGCGCGCATCGCCCGCGACGTGCCGGCACCGGCGCCCGCCCGCTGA
- a CDS encoding lipoate--protein ligase family protein, with protein MTPEPLWAGPVHLLRADGPRTAVDNMALDEALLRTAAEQGGAWVRIYAWDRPSVSFGRNQRTLGFYHQDRCDALGVPTVRRLTGGRALLHGREVTYSVAAPTSRAPTLRGGYEAINSLLLDALRGLGVPATRSAPATRTPSPGLAPCFETPSAGELVVNGRKLVGSAQHREAGAFIQHGSILLDDDQGVLSRLALVPLPPVPPPATLRASLAAVTFPAVAAAIEAALRRVAAEPVIVLPDDAIAGHHVDAARSRYRDPHWTWRR; from the coding sequence GTGACCCCTGAACCACTCTGGGCCGGCCCGGTGCACCTCCTCCGGGCAGACGGGCCCCGGACCGCCGTGGACAACATGGCGCTCGACGAGGCCCTCCTGCGGACCGCCGCCGAGCAGGGGGGCGCATGGGTCCGCATCTACGCCTGGGATCGCCCGTCGGTGTCATTCGGCAGGAACCAGCGGACACTCGGTTTCTATCACCAGGACCGCTGCGACGCGCTGGGCGTCCCGACCGTGCGCCGGCTCACCGGCGGCCGCGCCCTCCTGCATGGGCGGGAGGTGACCTACAGCGTGGCGGCGCCCACCAGCCGGGCCCCCACCCTGCGCGGCGGATACGAGGCCATCAACTCCCTCCTGCTCGACGCCCTCCGCGGCCTCGGGGTCCCGGCCACGCGCTCGGCGCCGGCCACGCGGACGCCGAGTCCCGGCCTCGCGCCCTGCTTCGAGACACCGTCCGCCGGCGAGTTGGTGGTGAACGGGCGGAAGCTCGTCGGCTCCGCGCAGCACCGCGAGGCCGGCGCCTTCATCCAGCACGGGTCCATTCTCCTCGACGACGACCAGGGAGTGCTCAGCCGCCTCGCCCTCGTGCCCCTGCCGCCGGTCCCGCCTCCCGCCACGCTGCGTGCCTCTCTTGCCGCTGTCACGTTTCCTGCAGTGGCTGCGGCGATCGAGGCGGCGCTGCGCCGCGTCGCGGCGGAACCCGTGATCGTGCTTCCCGACGATGCGATCGCCGGCCATCATGTGGACGCCGCGCGCAGTCGCTATCGTGACCCCCACTGGACGTGGCGGCGCTGA
- the gcvP gene encoding aminomethyl-transferring glycine dehydrogenase: protein MAVPVRSASAAPAALDDSGSFVARHIGPSSDEVASMLGTLGYATLDALIDATIPASIRFRRGLALPPAESEYDALTRLKGIAAKNEVFTSYLGQGYYGTIVPAVIQRTVLENPGWYTAYTPYQAEIAQGRLEALLNFQTMVTDLTGLPIANASLLDEATSAAEAVALSHAAVSGERTHFFVTADCHPQTIAVVQTRAEARGWTVVTGDAQSFEFTPQYFGALIQYPTTDGAVVDYTAFCERAHAAGALVTAATDLMALALLTPPGEWGADIAVGSAQRFGVPMGYGGPHAAFFATRDEFKRLLPGRIIGVSRDSHGQPALRMALQTREQHIRREKATSNVCTAQVLLSVMASMYGVYHGPAGITRIARRIQRLTATFVAGLETLGLQVLHEHYFDTVRVEVGVHGVQDIMAAAAAHRVNLRQLSEGSLGVSLDETTSLADVATLLAIFSGMKATELDIDVTELAAATTPRYDERFARTSPFMTHPVFNTHHSETAMLRYIKQLEAKDLSLCHSMIALGSCTMKLNAATEMYPVTWAEFGNLHPFAPRAQAAGYAQMFTELEAALADITGFAAVSLQPNAGSQGEYAGLLTIRRYHQAQGNGHRTICLIPASAHGTNPASAAMCGMTIVPVKTAPNGNIDVDDLKAKAAEHAANLACLMVTYPSTHGVFEESIADICATIHAHGGQVYMDGANMNAMVGVCRPGDIGADVCHLNLHKTFCIPHGGGGPGMGPIGVAAHLAPHLPGHAPAGLGTEASAGAVSAAPYGSASILPISYLYIRMMGAEGLAYATKVAILNANYVAKRLAHAYPVLYQGPNGTVAHECIVDPRPLKASAGIEVEDITKRLMDYGFHAPTVSFPVAGTLMIEPTESEDKAELDRFCDAMLSIREEIAQVERGELPRDDNPLKHAPHTASAVISDAWTHAYPREQAAFPTPHVRAAKFWPTVGRIESAFGDRNLVCTCPPMEAYAEA, encoded by the coding sequence ATGGCCGTCCCCGTCCGTTCCGCCTCCGCCGCCCCGGCGGCACTCGACGATTCCGGCAGCTTCGTCGCCCGGCACATCGGCCCCTCGTCCGACGAGGTCGCTTCGATGCTCGGGACCCTGGGGTACGCCACCCTCGACGCGCTGATCGACGCGACGATCCCGGCGTCGATCCGCTTCCGTCGCGGCCTCGCCCTGCCACCGGCCGAGAGCGAGTACGACGCCCTGACGCGGCTGAAGGGCATCGCCGCGAAGAACGAGGTCTTCACGAGCTACCTGGGGCAGGGGTACTACGGCACCATCGTGCCGGCGGTGATCCAGCGCACGGTGCTCGAGAACCCGGGCTGGTACACGGCCTACACGCCGTACCAGGCCGAGATCGCGCAGGGGCGTCTCGAGGCGCTGCTGAACTTCCAGACGATGGTGACCGACCTCACCGGCCTGCCGATCGCGAACGCGTCGCTGCTGGACGAGGCGACGTCGGCGGCCGAGGCGGTTGCGCTGTCGCATGCCGCGGTGAGCGGTGAGCGCACGCACTTCTTCGTCACGGCCGACTGCCACCCGCAGACCATCGCGGTGGTGCAGACGCGCGCCGAGGCGCGCGGGTGGACGGTGGTGACCGGGGACGCGCAGTCGTTCGAGTTCACGCCGCAGTACTTCGGCGCGCTGATCCAGTACCCGACGACCGATGGGGCGGTGGTGGACTACACCGCCTTCTGCGAACGGGCGCACGCGGCCGGCGCGCTGGTGACGGCGGCGACCGACCTGATGGCGCTGGCGCTGCTCACGCCCCCGGGCGAATGGGGTGCCGACATCGCCGTCGGCAGCGCCCAGCGTTTCGGCGTGCCGATGGGATACGGCGGCCCGCATGCCGCGTTCTTCGCCACCCGTGACGAGTTCAAGCGCCTGTTGCCGGGCCGCATCATCGGCGTCAGCCGCGACAGCCACGGCCAGCCGGCGCTGCGCATGGCGCTGCAGACGCGCGAGCAGCACATCCGCCGCGAGAAGGCGACCAGCAACGTCTGCACGGCGCAGGTGCTGCTGTCGGTGATGGCGAGCATGTACGGGGTGTACCACGGGCCGGCCGGCATCACGCGCATCGCGCGCCGCATCCAGCGCCTGACCGCGACCTTCGTGGCCGGCCTGGAGACGCTGGGCCTGCAGGTCCTGCACGAGCACTACTTCGACACCGTGCGGGTGGAGGTCGGGGTGCACGGCGTGCAGGACATCATGGCAGCGGCAGCGGCGCACCGGGTGAACCTGCGGCAGCTCAGTGAAGGGTCACTGGGCGTGTCGCTGGACGAGACCACGTCGCTGGCCGACGTCGCGACGCTGCTGGCGATCTTCAGCGGCATGAAGGCGACGGAGCTCGACATCGACGTGACCGAGCTCGCCGCGGCCACCACGCCACGCTACGATGAGCGCTTCGCGCGCACGTCGCCGTTCATGACGCACCCGGTGTTCAACACGCACCACAGCGAGACCGCGATGCTGCGCTACATCAAGCAGCTCGAGGCGAAGGACCTCTCGCTCTGCCACTCGATGATCGCGCTCGGCAGCTGCACGATGAAGCTGAACGCCGCCACCGAGATGTACCCGGTGACCTGGGCGGAATTCGGCAACCTGCACCCGTTCGCCCCGCGGGCGCAGGCGGCGGGCTACGCGCAGATGTTCACCGAGCTCGAGGCGGCGCTGGCCGACATCACCGGCTTCGCGGCGGTGTCGCTGCAGCCGAACGCGGGCTCGCAGGGCGAGTATGCCGGCCTGCTCACGATCCGCCGCTACCACCAGGCCCAGGGCAACGGCCATCGCACGATCTGCCTGATCCCCGCCAGTGCACACGGCACCAACCCGGCCAGTGCCGCGATGTGCGGCATGACGATCGTGCCGGTGAAGACCGCACCGAACGGCAACATCGACGTGGACGACCTGAAGGCGAAGGCGGCGGAGCATGCGGCCAACCTCGCGTGCCTGATGGTGACCTATCCCAGCACGCACGGCGTGTTCGAGGAGTCGATCGCCGACATCTGCGCCACCATCCATGCACACGGCGGCCAGGTGTACATGGACGGCGCGAACATGAACGCGATGGTGGGCGTCTGCCGCCCGGGTGACATCGGCGCCGACGTCTGCCACCTGAACCTGCACAAGACGTTCTGCATCCCGCACGGCGGCGGCGGCCCGGGCATGGGGCCGATCGGCGTGGCCGCGCACCTCGCGCCGCACCTGCCGGGGCACGCGCCCGCCGGCCTCGGCACCGAGGCCAGTGCCGGCGCGGTGAGCGCGGCGCCGTACGGCAGCGCCAGCATCCTCCCCATCAGCTACCTCTACATCCGCATGATGGGCGCCGAGGGACTGGCCTACGCCACCAAGGTCGCGATCCTGAACGCGAACTACGTCGCGAAGCGGCTGGCGCACGCCTACCCGGTGCTCTACCAGGGCCCGAACGGCACCGTCGCGCACGAGTGCATCGTGGACCCGCGCCCGCTGAAGGCCAGCGCCGGCATCGAGGTGGAGGACATCACCAAGCGGCTGATGGACTACGGCTTCCACGCCCCGACGGTGAGCTTCCCGGTGGCGGGTACGCTGATGATCGAGCCCACCGAGAGCGAGGACAAGGCGGAGCTGGACCGCTTCTGCGACGCAATGCTCTCGATCCGCGAGGAGATCGCGCAGGTGGAGCGCGGCGAGCTGCCGCGTGACGACAACCCGCTGAAGCATGCGCCGCACACCGCCAGCGCGGTAATCAGCGATGCCTGGACGCACGCCTATCCGCGGGAGCAGGCCGCGTTCCCGACCCCGCACGTGCGGGCCGCGAAGTTCTGGCCCACGGTGGGGCGCATCGAGAGCGCGTTCGGCGACCGCAACCTGGTCTGCACCTGCCCGCCGATGGAGGCGTACGCCGAGGCCTGA